A genomic window from Fusarium falciforme chromosome 2, complete sequence includes:
- a CDS encoding CobW domain-containing protein yields the protein MDFDDDAPPELVNTAADDVDGEITVKVPITIVTGYLGAGKTTLLNYILTAQHGKKIAVIMNEFGDSLDIEKSLTVNKGDEQVEEWLEVGNGCICCSVKDTGVNAIESLMSKKGAFDYILLETTGLADPGNLAPLFWVDDGLGSTIYLDGIVTLVDAKNILLSLDDPNGKVEGHDHDDHGPVMTTAHVQISHADVIVINKADMVTEAELSQVRARIESINGLAKIHVTERSVVPQLEGFLLDLHAYDQFNESEASAKGHSHLDPTISTVTIPVGRLEPEQLDAVDRWLRSVLWDNKLPEADKEGGFEIHRSKGRLVFANGDIKMLQGVREIFEINDGPRDDEAPPPEGKIILIGRNVAEVGFESSFKQAVN from the exons CCGGTAAAACGACGCTGTTGAATTACATCCTCACAGCCCAGCATGGCAAAAAGATTGCTGTGATTATGAATG AATTTGGGGACT CGCTCGACATTGAGAAGTCCCTTACTGTAAACAAGGGAGATGAACAAGTTGAGGAGTGGCTTGAAGTTGGCAATGGCTGCATATGTTGTTCAGTCAA GGATACGGGTGTGAACGCGATTGAGTCCCTCATGTCCAAGAAGGGCGCATTCGACTACATCCTCCTGGAAACGACTGGCTTGGCTGACCCTGGTAATCTGGCGCCGCTGTTCTGGGTGGACGATGGGCTTGGAAGCACAATTTACCTTGACGGTATTGTCACCTTGGTGGATGCGAAAAACATCCTGCTCAGCCTTGACGACCCGAATGGCAAGGTCGAGGGACATGACCACGACGATCATGGCCCAGTCATGACCACAGCCCATGTCCAGATCTCTCACGCGGATGTGATTgtcatcaacaaggccgACATGGTTACAGAGGCGGAGCTCAGCCAGGTCAGGGCGAGGATTGAGTCAATCAACGGGCTGGCAAAGATCCATGTGACGGAGAGGAGTGTGGTTCCCCAGCTGGAAGGATTCCTGCTTGATCTGCACGCATATGATCAATTCAATGAATCGGAAGCGAGTGCCAAGGGTCATAGCCATCTCGACCCT ACCATCTCGACCGTCACGATTCCTGTCGGTCGCCTCGAACCGGAACAGCTAGATGCTGTTGACCGTTGGCTACGGTCAGTGCTGTGGGACAACAAGCTCCCCGAGGCGGACAAGGAGGGAGGGTTTGAGATTCACCGCTCCAAGGGTCGTCTTGTGTTTGCCAACGGAGACATCAAGATGCTGCAGGGGGTCAGGGAGATTTTTGAGATAAATGACGGGCCGCGAGATGATGAGGCGCCGCCTCCAGAGGGCAAGATCATTCTGATTGGACGAAACGTGGCCGAGGTTGGATTTGAGAGCAGCTTCAAGCAAGCGGTCAACTAG
- a CDS encoding NOT2-3-5 domain-containing protein → MHPGSGDARCEQAAAQPWPVPALIGGYIAVGADPLEPGHPPSTGREGAASPAQPSSRTEHGQHNLAQASIDRINDRLSSARQPSQQVSSRDLPPKHSLDNLTLTLHPPRLALKARANYCNHESASADEMIERQGQCHRHSAECLVASVVNNNLNNLDEQVQLDYQTESWVRACNRPDGNNNSGWAFGGGVPMAGAGPQNAGRQLGGNVSFAQSLTGSQPATPLDLSEFPSLSNNPQMSNANAQSMWSTAGSRNPGGPVPRNQSATLGSQQGGQEDLFSPSSRGPPVQGGFRFGNQGNLGQSSQAQTGSIDDFPPLNRTANGDISSERAANLMSSLGFGPQAGASGHVPNRGNGLLNAVSANSRANEARSPPGIGAPGSSRPQDGKAAATEDDSRQKPTGMREEGSSAAAAEGASPLGAIGNDGSGRNLNDDQDVQAAEVIDPLAGMSAADRWGIKGLRTLMNNYPDYHAMVVGMDPMSLGLDMSSPDLFSTQNYSLFDDTPPRPAINAGKFRLPDCYNVTNVQPIESKIPNFNEETLFWIFYSSPADLKQQMAAVELHSRNWRWHKKLQLWLTKDDHMTPQTLGPTHERGYYIVWDSSTWRKERREFTLHYGDLDTSLSQGPAVS, encoded by the exons ATGCATCCAGGGTCAGG TGACGCGAGGTGCGAACAAGCAGCCGCTCAGCCTTGGCCGGTTCCGGCTCTGATTGGCGGGTACATCGCTGTCGGTGCGGACCCACTTGAACCCGGGCATCCACCCTCCACTGGAAGGGAAGGTGccgccagcccagcccagccgtcTAGTCGCACAGAGCATGGACAGCACAACCTAGCACA AGCATCCATCGATCGCATCAACGACCGCCTTTCGTCTGCCCGACAACCTTCGCAGCAAGTCTCGAGCCGCGACCTCCCACCCAAGCATTCGCTCGACAACCTTACGTTGACTTTACATCCTCCGCGACTTGCCCTCAAAGCTCGCGCGAACTACTGCAATCATGAATCGGCCAG TGCTGACGAGATGATCGAACGGCAGGGGCAGTGCCACAGACACTCCGCGGAATGCCTGGTGGCTTCGGTGGTCAACAACAACCTCAACAACCTGGACGAGCAGGTTCAGCTCGATTACCAAACGGAAAGCTGGGTACGCGCTTGCAACCGCCCTGATG GAAACAACAACTCGGGTTGGGCGTTTGGAGGAGGTGTTCCTATGGCAGGGGCAGGCCCTCAGAACGCAGGACGTCAACTTGGCGGGAACGTGAGCTTTGCGCAGAGCTTGACCGGGTCGCAGCCTGCCACACCTCTGGACTTGTC AGAATTTCCATCATTATCCAACAACCCTCAGATGTCCAACGCCAACGCGCAGTCAATGTGGTCGACGGCTGGGTCGAGGAACCCCGGTGGCCCTGTACCACGCAACCAGTCTGCCACCCTTGGCTCGCAGCAgggcggccaagaagatctGTTCAGCCCCTCCTCCCGCGGACCTCCAGTGCAGGGTGGCTTTCGGTTCGGAAACCAAGGGAACCTTGGCCAGTCGTCTCAGGCTCAAACCGGTAGCATCGACGACTTCCCCCCTCTCAACCGAACAGCAAACGGAGACATTTCATCTGAGCGCGCGGCGAATCTGATGTCATCTCTGGGATTTGGACCTCAAGCTGGTGCCTCTGGTCATGTGCCAAACAGGGGGAATGGCCTTCTCAACGCGGTTTCGGCTAACAGCCGGGCGAATGAGGCAAGGTCACCGCCTGGCATTGGCGCCCCTG GCTCTTCAAGGCCACAGGATGGCAAGGCCGCTGCTACTGAGGACGATTCACGGCAGAAACCTACAGGTATGCGGGAAGAAGGGTCTAGCGCAGCCGCAGCTGAGGGAGCATCTCCTTTAGGAGCTATCGGCAACGATGGTTCTGGTAGGAATCTGAACGACGACCAGGACGTCCAAGCTGCAGAGGTTATTGACCCTCTAGCTGGCATGTCCGCAGCCGACAGGTGGGGTATTAAGGGCCTCAGAACGCTTATGAACAACTATCCCGACTACCACGCGATGGTAGTGGGCATGGATCCGATGTCGTTGGGGCTCGACATGTCGTCTCCAGA CCTGTTCTCAACGCAGAACTACTCCCTCTTTGACGACACacctcctcggccagctATAAATGCCGGTAAATTCCGACTGCCCGATTGCTACAACGTGACCAATGTCCAACCAATTGAGAGCAAAATCCCCAACTTCAATGAGGAGACCCTATTCTGGATCTTCTACAGCTCCCCAGCGGACTTGAAGCAGCAGATGGCCGCAGTAGAACT ACACTCACGAAACTGGAGATGGCACAAGAAATTGCAGCTCTGGTTGACAAAGGATGATCACATGACTCCTCAAACCCTGGGCCCGACCCATGAGCGAGGATACTACATCGTGTGGGATTCAAGCACCTGGCGCAAGGAACGG CGGGAATTCACCCTCCATTACGGCGACCTTGATACCAGTCTCAGCCAGGGACCGGCTGTGTCCTAG
- a CDS encoding CUE domain-containing protein: MADDQISLPYFLAILVVSGLIIRYLFFGGPSPPQATRSPEAFMRSREVAVERIQQMFPQADRRSILWDLQRNGGNIQNTTERILAGRLDTPPITFQPPPPPGQSAGSASAATAPRQPEKPAQPDLITRYNLKSKLDTAPSSEQDAQGKGWSSNRDERQASLQRRRDEMILAARRKMEAKMAAEKAGQ; the protein is encoded by the exons ATGGCGGACGATCAGATCTCGTTGCCGTACTTTCTGGCGATCCTAGTGGTCTCGGGTCTGATAATACGATATCTGTTCTTCGGAGGCCCATCGCCACCTCAAGCTACGCGCTCCCCCGAGGCGTTTATGAGGTCAAGAGAGGTCGCCGTGGAGAGGATACAGCAGATGTTTCCCCAGGCGGATAGACGGAGTATTCTTTGGGATCTGCAACGAAACGGAGGAAATATCCAGAACACCACGGAGCGCATCTTGGCTGGCCGATTAGACACG CCCCCGATCACCTTCCAACCACCGCCTCCTCCCGGTCAATCCGCCGGCAGCGCCAGCGCAGCAACGGCGCCCCGACAACCGGAGAAGCCGGCGCAGCCCGACCTGATCACGCGGTACAATCTGAAGAGCAAGCTGGACACCGCGCCGTCCAGCGAGCAGGATGCTCAGGGCAAGGGCTGGAGCTCGAACCGGGACGAGCGCCAGGCTTCGCTGCAGCGCCGGCGGGACGAGATGATCCTCGCGGCgcggaggaagatggaggccAAGATGGCGGCGGAGAAGGCGGGCCAGTGA